AGGAGGTCCTCGATGGCGTGGGCGAGGTTCGAGGCGTCCTCGAAGCCCATCGCACCGAAGTTGCCCTTCAGCGTGTGGGCCGTCCGGAAGATGGCGTCCATCGCCTGCTGGTTTTCGGGATCCGATTCGAGTTCGAGCAGCGAGTTGTTCAGCTCCGTGATGGCCTCCTCGCTCTCTCGAATGAACGCGTCGAGATATTGGTCGTCCATGTCAGTGAACCTCCTGTGTGATCGCATCGAGTATCGCCTGCGGGATCGCCGCCACCGGTGAGACGGTGTCGATACAGCCCGTCTCGATCGCTCGCTTGGGCATGCCGAAGACGGCCGAACTGGCCTCGTCCTGGGCGATCGTCTTCGCCCCGCCCGCTTTCAGCGCCTGGATGCCGTCGGCCCCGTCCTCGCCCATTCCCGTGAGGATGACGCCGATGACGTCGTCGTCGACGACCGAGGCGGCCGTCCGCATGGTCACGTCGACTGCCGGACGAACGCTGTTGACCGGCGGGTCCTCGGTCAGCGCCACGCGAAGCCGACCGTGGGTGTAGTTGACGACTTCCATGTGCTTGCCGCCGGCCGCCACCAGTGCCTCGCCAGCACCGATCCGCTGGCCGTCCCGTGCCTCGCTGACGTCGTACTCCGAGCGGTCGTTCAGTCGCTGTGCGAATCGGCCAGTGAAGCCGTCGGGCATGTGCTGGACGATCAGTACCCGCAGCGAGGCCGCCGCCGGCAGATTCGACATGAGCCGTTCGACGACTGTCGGACCACCGGTCGAAGAGCCGACGATCAGCGTCGGGCGCTCGACGTAAGTGTCGCCGACGGCTTTCGACGGCGTCGGTCGCTGGCCC
The Halapricum salinum genome window above contains:
- a CDS encoding protein-glutamate methylesterase/protein-glutamine glutaminase produces the protein MVARSSPRAVVADDSHFMRSVISDILSGGGIDVVAQAKNGREAVEAVREHEPDVVTMDVEMPEMDGIEAVERIMAEHPTPILMLSAHTDEDADVTFEALEKGAVDFFTKPGGEVSMEMSRLKDQLVEIVLSVAEAEPRSRGPSTTGAAGQRPTPSKAVGDTYVERPTLIVGSSTGGPTVVERLMSNLPAAASLRVLIVQHMPDGFTGRFAQRLNDRSEYDVSEARDGQRIGAGEALVAAGGKHMEVVNYTHGRLRVALTEDPPVNSVRPAVDVTMRTAASVVDDDVIGVILTGMGEDGADGIQALKAGGAKTIAQDEASSAVFGMPKRAIETGCIDTVSPVAAIPQAILDAITQEVH